Proteins from a genomic interval of Clostridium scatologenes:
- a CDS encoding ROK family transcriptional regulator — protein MSRLKSVDQETIRILNQKKILNLLYRNNKLTKQEISQKLNISIPTVISNSKDLIEQGFLEEAGVAESTGGRKPTILKFLSDSRYSFGVCVTKDKVRIILANLNFEIIHEMYFNMPEKLKDFNDIICKVAENVEYIIKKFNIPYDRILGIGFSLPGTVDEKNLLLKNVPNLRLKNISFKEFETCFKFPIFIENEANASAYAETFINFNDIKSSLVFISITEGIGTGIAIANNVYKGFNKRAGEFGHMTIVKDGKKCNCGKKGCWELYASKKALLSEYRNAFDDMNGTLEDFLNKSKNDLKIKSILDTYIDFLAEGIKNIILALDPKNILIGGEIFSYKDFLEEELIKKVFKDNSFYDETQCNVMFSSLGENAAVFGAALLPMENVFFLNDNVI, from the coding sequence ATGAGTAGATTAAAATCAGTAGATCAAGAAACAATAAGAATATTAAATCAAAAAAAAATACTGAATTTGCTATATAGAAATAATAAACTCACAAAACAGGAAATATCTCAAAAGCTTAATATAAGTATTCCGACAGTTATAAGTAATAGTAAGGATCTTATAGAACAGGGCTTTTTAGAAGAAGCTGGTGTTGCAGAATCAACTGGTGGTAGGAAACCTACAATTCTCAAGTTTTTGTCAGACAGTAGATATTCCTTTGGTGTGTGTGTTACTAAAGATAAAGTTAGAATTATATTGGCAAATTTAAACTTTGAGATAATTCATGAGATGTATTTTAATATGCCAGAAAAATTAAAAGATTTTAATGATATAATTTGTAAAGTGGCAGAGAATGTTGAGTATATTATAAAGAAATTTAATATTCCATATGATAGAATACTTGGAATAGGGTTTTCACTGCCTGGTACGGTGGATGAAAAAAATTTACTTTTGAAAAATGTACCTAATTTGAGATTGAAAAATATATCTTTTAAAGAATTTGAGACTTGTTTTAAATTTCCTATTTTTATAGAAAATGAGGCAAATGCTTCAGCTTATGCAGAAACTTTTATTAATTTTAATGATATAAAAAGTAGCCTTGTATTTATATCTATTACAGAAGGTATTGGAACAGGTATAGCTATAGCAAACAATGTTTATAAAGGTTTTAATAAGCGGGCAGGCGAATTTGGACATATGACTATTGTAAAAGATGGCAAAAAGTGCAACTGTGGAAAAAAGGGATGCTGGGAGCTTTATGCATCTAAGAAGGCCTTGCTTAGTGAGTATAGGAATGCTTTTGATGATATGAATGGAACTTTGGAGGATTTTTTAAACAAGAGTAAAAATGATTTAAAAATAAAATCAATATTAGACACCTATATTGACTTTTTGGCTGAAGGTATTAAAAATATAATTTTGGCTTTAGATCCTAAAAATATACTTATAGGTGGAGAAATATTTTCATATAAGGATTTTTTAGAAGAAGAATTAATTAAAAAAGTGTTTAAGGACAATAGTTTTTATGATGAAACTCAGTGTAATGTTATGTTTTCAAGTCTAGGAGAAAATGCAGCTGTATTTGGTGCAGCATTATTGCCTATGGAGAATGTATTTTTTTTAAATGACAATGTAATATAG
- the abc-f gene encoding ribosomal protection-like ABC-F family protein, which translates to MLLIEGSNIKKYFGDRLILDIDNLKIYSGDRIGIVGANGVGKTTLINILTKRFEPDEGLIKVYETYAYIYQLEEPDSKKISNEMASKFRVAAIWNENMSGGEKTRFKLARSLEFSSSLIFADEPTSNMDIDGIEYMEKKFKEYKGALIIISHDRSFLDKLCNKIWEIEHGMIKIYNGNYSDYGLQKTQERERAEFEYAEYVKEKDRLRNVIIDTKQKSKNVKKTPKRMGNSEARLHKMGDQRSKVNIDGVVKNVKKRIEHLQIKEKPNKQHDIKLNIPDSNKLYGKIIIEGKNINRVFGEKSIFNNAEFKIYNESKTALIGPNGCGKSTLIKMILNENYSIKIAEGAKIGYFSQNMSILKEELTIIENVMEKSIYNETFARLLLARLLIKGEDIYKKVSVLSGGERVKVSFAKILVQDINLLILDEPTNYMDINSLEVVEKVLKEYSRTLLFVSHDRRFINSVADNIMTIENCKIKSFNGNYEKYMAQRNTKLNDNKKEIEKEILVLQNKLSEVIGRLSMPSKQDDISILDQEYCNILAKLKKLKANI; encoded by the coding sequence ATGTTATTAATAGAAGGAAGTAATATTAAAAAATATTTTGGTGATAGATTAATATTGGATATAGATAATTTAAAAATTTATTCGGGAGATAGAATAGGTATTGTAGGAGCAAATGGAGTTGGTAAGACTACATTAATCAATATACTTACTAAAAGATTTGAACCTGATGAGGGATTAATCAAGGTATATGAAACATATGCATATATATATCAACTAGAAGAACCAGATAGTAAGAAAATTAGTAATGAAATGGCCTCAAAATTTAGAGTTGCAGCTATATGGAATGAAAACATGAGTGGAGGAGAGAAGACAAGATTTAAACTTGCCCGTAGTTTAGAATTTAGTAGTTCGTTAATATTTGCAGATGAACCTACAAGTAATATGGACATAGATGGTATTGAATACATGGAAAAAAAGTTTAAAGAATATAAAGGTGCTCTCATTATTATATCTCATGATAGAAGCTTCTTAGATAAGCTTTGCAACAAAATTTGGGAAATAGAGCATGGAATGATAAAAATTTATAATGGCAATTATAGTGATTATGGTTTGCAAAAAACTCAAGAAAGGGAAAGAGCTGAATTTGAATATGCAGAGTATGTGAAGGAAAAAGATCGTCTTAGGAATGTAATTATAGATACAAAACAAAAGTCAAAGAATGTTAAAAAGACGCCTAAGCGTATGGGTAATTCTGAAGCTAGACTCCATAAGATGGGAGATCAAAGATCAAAAGTAAATATTGATGGAGTAGTAAAAAATGTTAAGAAAAGAATAGAGCATCTTCAGATTAAAGAAAAGCCTAATAAGCAGCATGATATTAAGTTAAATATACCAGATTCAAACAAGCTTTATGGTAAAATAATTATAGAGGGCAAAAATATAAATAGAGTATTTGGAGAAAAATCCATATTTAATAATGCTGAATTCAAAATATATAACGAATCAAAGACAGCTTTAATTGGTCCTAATGGATGTGGCAAGAGTACCTTAATTAAAATGATACTGAATGAAAACTATTCTATAAAAATTGCTGAAGGAGCAAAGATAGGTTACTTTAGTCAGAATATGAGCATTTTAAAAGAGGAACTAACAATAATAGAAAATGTAATGGAAAAAAGCATATATAATGAAACTTTCGCTAGATTATTATTAGCAAGGTTGTTGATTAAGGGAGAGGATATATATAAGAAAGTAAGTGTACTAAGCGGGGGAGAACGGGTTAAGGTATCTTTTGCCAAAATATTAGTACAAGATATAAATTTGCTTATATTAGATGAACCTACTAATTACATGGATATAAACTCTCTTGAAGTTGTAGAAAAAGTGCTTAAAGAATACAGTAGAACGTTATTATTTGTTTCTCATGATAGAAGATTTATAAACTCAGTTGCAGATAATATAATGACCATAGAAAATTGTAAAATAAAGAGCTTTAATGGAAATTATGAAAAATACATGGCTCAAAGAAATACTAAATTGAATGATAATAAAAAGGAAATTGAAAAAGAAATTTTGGTATTGCAAAATAAGCTTTCAGAAGTTATAGGAAGACTATCTATGCCATCAAAGCAGGATGATATATCGATATTAGATCAAGAGTATTGCAACATATTAGCTAAATTAAAGAAGCTAAAAGCTAATATTTAA
- a CDS encoding VIT and vWA domain-containing protein — protein sequence MGYSMKEIKGNCEELILKKVNINGNICGEYAEISINQVYENKSKGDIEGVYVFPIPKTAVISGFEAEIGGKTLKTIVEEKEKAIKIYENAKNRGDNTVFLEELKPHIFKIAVGKIISGETVKIKLSYIDQLQYKDKKFKLTIPAIYEPTKMDENSKLNNLKNTLVNKIVNKKSEDSELQFKTNIIVESLCKLDFESPYHRLKVEREGDTIAKINLQDGYEAMDKDFILVMKEKDPLEADGMIYEYNENGEDRRVVYLRMIPKLDDYEMEDKESYVFLIDISDTMKGDKLEQAKNALQICIRNLEEGDTFDIIAMGETLKYFWDEGMAEFNSETLKKASQWIENLTTEDDADIFGAIKYSLENEGGHNTILIFTDDEVEEEDEILDYVRENLGDNRIFTFGFDSETNNYFLNKLAHESFGKAEFINKGQRIENVVLRQFKRIQNPEVDDIQIDWGNMKVQSTYPRTIDYMYDREAFSIFAYVIGEVSDEIVISGKVGNEDYIKKINLDNFNTEDNANLLKKIWARKRIKSIEMNMKSQRGDIKESMRQKVIELSKKNGLISHETTFIFMELREEPVLGIELKNIIPISVKEITLTDEFEEENFDVEDKSGFLYKTYEGTIVEEKIQKLKGDNLYLNSKYPRKKLLRIIAKNQFAEGAFVDYEDSSTEDKVETTAMVLLAFILGDEDIDIYFNQLNKSVEFICNKCVSEDFKFEDQIGKMIIIALEQAIQSGILKEKNTHKAEKALEYLYDLLNKRESAKEMLNNLIECSLKKNLASLFTISEDGSCINEKIVISEERNSIFNMAKLAILMILKDID from the coding sequence ATGGGGTATAGTATGAAAGAAATTAAAGGAAATTGTGAAGAGTTGATATTAAAGAAAGTTAACATAAATGGTAACATTTGTGGGGAATATGCTGAAATATCCATAAACCAGGTATATGAAAATAAAAGTAAAGGTGATATAGAAGGAGTGTATGTTTTTCCAATACCTAAGACTGCTGTAATATCAGGATTTGAAGCAGAGATAGGAGGAAAAACTTTAAAAACTATAGTAGAGGAAAAAGAAAAGGCAATTAAAATTTATGAAAATGCTAAAAATAGAGGAGATAACACTGTATTTTTGGAAGAATTGAAGCCACATATTTTTAAAATAGCTGTGGGAAAAATCATAAGTGGTGAAACAGTTAAAATAAAATTATCCTATATAGATCAGCTTCAATATAAAGATAAGAAGTTTAAGCTTACAATTCCAGCAATATATGAGCCAACAAAAATGGATGAAAATTCAAAGCTTAATAATTTAAAGAATACTTTAGTAAATAAAATCGTAAATAAAAAGTCAGAAGATAGTGAATTACAATTTAAAACTAATATTATAGTAGAGTCTTTATGCAAGTTAGATTTTGAATCTCCTTATCATAGGTTAAAAGTGGAAAGGGAAGGAGATACTATAGCTAAAATTAATTTACAAGATGGTTATGAAGCTATGGATAAAGATTTTATACTTGTTATGAAAGAAAAAGATCCTTTAGAAGCTGATGGTATGATTTATGAATACAATGAAAATGGAGAGGATAGAAGAGTAGTATATCTGAGAATGATTCCTAAGCTAGATGATTATGAAATGGAGGATAAGGAAAGCTATGTTTTTCTTATAGATATTTCAGATACTATGAAAGGTGATAAGTTAGAACAAGCTAAAAATGCACTTCAGATATGTATAAGAAATCTTGAAGAAGGTGATACCTTTGACATTATTGCAATGGGAGAAACCTTAAAGTATTTTTGGGATGAAGGAATGGCTGAATTTAATTCTGAAACTTTAAAAAAGGCATCTCAGTGGATAGAAAATTTGACTACAGAGGATGATGCAGATATATTTGGAGCCATAAAATATAGTCTTGAAAATGAAGGTGGTCATAATACTATATTGATTTTCACTGATGATGAAGTTGAAGAAGAAGATGAAATACTAGATTATGTAAGAGAAAACTTAGGAGACAATAGAATATTTACCTTTGGTTTTGATTCAGAAACCAATAATTATTTCCTCAATAAATTAGCTCATGAGAGCTTTGGAAAAGCTGAATTTATAAATAAAGGTCAGAGGATAGAAAATGTGGTATTAAGACAATTTAAGAGGATTCAAAACCCAGAAGTAGATGATATACAAATAGATTGGGGAAATATGAAGGTTCAATCAACTTATCCAAGAACTATAGATTATATGTATGATAGAGAAGCTTTTTCTATTTTTGCTTATGTCATAGGTGAAGTAAGTGATGAAATAGTTATAAGTGGAAAAGTTGGTAATGAAGATTATATAAAGAAAATAAATTTAGATAATTTCAATACAGAGGATAATGCTAACTTACTAAAAAAAATATGGGCAAGAAAGAGAATAAAATCCATTGAAATGAATATGAAGTCACAGCGTGGAGACATAAAAGAGTCTATGAGACAAAAAGTAATAGAACTATCTAAAAAGAATGGATTAATAAGCCATGAAACTACATTCATTTTCATGGAACTTAGAGAAGAGCCAGTACTTGGTATAGAACTTAAGAATATAATTCCAATTAGCGTTAAGGAAATAACTCTAACAGATGAATTTGAAGAGGAAAACTTTGATGTGGAAGATAAGTCAGGATTCTTGTATAAAACATATGAAGGAACAATAGTTGAAGAAAAAATTCAAAAATTAAAAGGTGATAATTTATATTTAAATAGTAAATATCCTAGAAAGAAGCTTTTAAGAATAATTGCTAAAAATCAATTTGCAGAAGGAGCTTTTGTTGATTATGAAGATAGTAGTACAGAGGATAAGGTGGAGACTACTGCTATGGTATTATTAGCATTTATCTTAGGTGATGAGGATATAGATATATATTTTAATCAATTAAATAAATCTGTAGAATTTATATGCAATAAGTGTGTAAGTGAAGATTTTAAATTTGAAGATCAAATTGGCAAGATGATAATTATAGCTTTGGAGCAAGCTATACAAAGTGGAATTCTAAAGGAAAAAAATACTCATAAAGCTGAAAAGGCTTTAGAGTATCTATATGATTTATTGAATAAAAGAGAAAGTGCTAAGGAAATGTTAAATAATCTTATAGAGTGTTCCTTAAAGAAAAATTTGGCTTCACTTTTTACAATAAGTGAAGATGGAAGCTGTATAAATGAAAAAATAGTAATTAGTGAAGAAAGAAATTCTATTTTTAATATGGCTAAATTAGCAATCCTTATGATATTAAAGGATATAGATTAA
- a CDS encoding ABC transporter ATP-binding protein → MIELKYLNKSYNGNIKAVDNLNLTIPDGQIFGFLGPNGAGKTTTIKMITGIMNSNSGNIFINNINIKENSIEAKKQFGFVPDNPDIFLRLKGIEYLNFMADIYGVDSKERINRIKSLSERFEIDKALNDQIQSYSHGMRQKIVIIGALIHDPSVWILDEPMTGLDPKSSFTLKEMMREHADKGNTVFFSTHVLEVAEKICDRFAIINKGKIMFSGTFKELKEGFKENESLENIFLEMTQNE, encoded by the coding sequence ATGATAGAATTAAAATATTTAAATAAAAGCTATAACGGAAATATAAAGGCGGTAGATAATTTAAATTTAACTATACCTGATGGACAAATATTTGGATTTTTAGGTCCTAATGGGGCAGGTAAGACTACTACTATAAAGATGATCACAGGGATTATGAATTCTAACAGTGGAAATATATTCATAAATAATATAAATATAAAAGAAAATTCCATAGAAGCTAAAAAACAATTTGGATTTGTCCCAGATAATCCAGACATATTTTTAAGGCTTAAAGGTATAGAATATTTAAATTTCATGGCTGATATTTATGGAGTAGATAGTAAGGAAAGAATAAATAGAATAAAAAGTTTATCAGAAAGGTTTGAAATAGATAAAGCACTAAATGATCAGATACAGAGCTATTCTCATGGTATGAGACAAAAAATAGTTATAATAGGAGCTTTAATCCATGATCCTTCTGTGTGGATATTAGATGAGCCTATGACAGGTCTTGATCCAAAGTCATCTTTTACCTTAAAAGAAATGATGAGAGAGCATGCGGATAAAGGTAATACGGTATTTTTTTCAACCCATGTATTAGAAGTAGCTGAAAAAATATGTGATAGGTTTGCTATTATAAATAAAGGTAAAATCATGTTTAGCGGTACATTTAAAGAACTTAAGGAAGGATTTAAGGAAAATGAATCATTGGAAAATATATTTTTGGAGATGACACAAAATGAGTAA
- the yedF gene encoding sulfurtransferase-like selenium metabolism protein YedF produces MANTIDCKGLKCPQPVINTKKFFDSVDEGQATVIVDNDVSKNNVSKFAESNGFKYKVEEKEGLYYIDITKDSCSCKPMNFNDKNLVIVVSSDKLGVGDDKLGTALMKSYFYALSESDKLPSDILFLNSGVKLTTEGSDCIESIKVLKEKGVNIFNCGTCLDFYGLKEKLLVGEITNMYTIVEKMNSADNTIKL; encoded by the coding sequence ATGGCTAATACAATTGATTGTAAAGGATTAAAATGTCCTCAACCTGTCATAAATACAAAAAAGTTTTTTGATTCTGTAGATGAAGGACAAGCTACTGTTATAGTAGATAATGATGTTTCAAAGAATAATGTTTCAAAATTTGCTGAAAGCAATGGTTTTAAGTACAAAGTTGAAGAAAAAGAAGGTCTTTATTATATAGATATCACTAAAGATTCTTGCAGCTGTAAGCCTATGAACTTTAATGATAAAAACCTTGTTATAGTAGTTTCTTCTGATAAACTTGGTGTTGGTGATGACAAATTAGGTACAGCTTTAATGAAAAGTTATTTCTATGCTTTAAGTGAAAGTGATAAACTTCCTTCTGACATACTATTCTTAAATAGTGGTGTTAAACTTACTACTGAAGGTTCTGACTGCATCGAAAGTATTAAAGTACTTAAAGAAAAAGGGGTAAATATATTCAACTGTGGAACTTGCCTTGATTTTTATGGGTTGAAGGAAAAATTACTTGTAGGTGAAATTACAAATATGTACACTATAGTTGAAAAAATGAATTCTGCTGATAATACTATTAAATTATAA
- a CDS encoding HAD family hydrolase: MIKNIIFDVDGTLWDTTEVVAKAWNRAILGVEGINAVMTSPILKKEFGKTMDVIAEDLFPDLNSENKKMLLEKCCEYEHDDLRENTDDLLFANVKETLIKLSQKCNLFIVSNCQCGYIELFMKKAGIEKYIKDFECFGNTGKCKGESIKILMERNNLSDAVYVGDTQGDYEATVLAGIPFIFAKYGFGNVEDCYLEISDIKELLNL; the protein is encoded by the coding sequence ATGATAAAGAATATAATATTTGATGTTGATGGTACACTATGGGATACAACAGAGGTTGTAGCCAAGGCTTGGAATAGAGCAATTTTAGGAGTTGAAGGAATAAATGCAGTTATGACTTCTCCAATACTTAAAAAAGAGTTTGGGAAGACCATGGATGTAATTGCAGAGGATTTATTTCCTGATTTAAATAGTGAAAATAAAAAAATGTTATTAGAAAAATGTTGTGAATATGAACATGACGATTTGAGAGAAAATACAGATGATTTGCTTTTTGCAAATGTAAAAGAAACTCTTATAAAACTATCGCAAAAGTGTAATTTGTTTATTGTGAGCAATTGCCAGTGCGGATACATAGAATTATTTATGAAAAAAGCAGGAATTGAAAAGTATATCAAAGACTTTGAATGCTTTGGAAATACAGGGAAGTGTAAAGGTGAAAGTATTAAAATACTTATGGAAAGAAACAATTTAAGTGATGCAGTATATGTTGGAGATACCCAAGGAGATTATGAGGCCACAGTACTTGCTGGAATACCTTTTATATTTGCTAAGTATGGTTTTGGTAATGTTGAAGATTGCTATTTGGAAATAAGTGATATAAAAGAACTGTTAAATTTATAG
- a CDS encoding ABC-F family ATP-binding cassette domain-containing protein — MNLISLENICKSYGEKIILNNISLGINDGEKIGVIGVNGTGKSTLLKIAAGIENYDTGNIITSNNLTVNYLSQNTSFDENSTVLEQVFRGNSPVMRVLREYENTLKALEKSPNNEHIQKKLLDLTAKMDSLNAWQMESDAKTILTKLNIFDFDAKVATLSGGQKKRIALAGTLITPSNLLILDEPTNHIDNDTVAWLENYLNNRKGSLLMITHDRYFLDRVTNRILELSNGNLYSYAGNYSIFLEKKFEREELNKALEDKRKNLFRRELAWIKRGAKARSTKQKARIQRFEEIKNTEFEKANDKVQISSASTRLGKKVIELENINKSFKNRKLISDFSYIFSNNDRVGIIGPNGIGKSTFLNICAGIIKPDSGKVHIGETVKIGYFSQENKEMNESLRVIEYIKEVGEFLKASDGETLSAATMLERFLFTPEMQWTPISKLSGGEKRRLQLLRVLMSAPNVLMLDEPTNDLDIETLTVLEDYLEDFSGAVITVSHDRYFLDKAFKKLLIFKGNSSIDYYTGNYTEYMDKCEIEKQEDEIKEPSKKDIKPNYKENKNKPLKFSYKEQKEFDEIDDIIAEVENKIQVVDSNINSAGSDYELLQKLFEEKKDLQEKLDYLLDRWTYLNELEEKIKSAKCQD, encoded by the coding sequence ATGAACTTAATATCTTTAGAAAATATATGCAAAAGTTATGGTGAAAAAATCATTCTAAATAATATATCTTTAGGCATAAATGATGGAGAAAAAATAGGTGTTATAGGTGTAAATGGTACAGGTAAATCCACATTATTAAAAATTGCTGCTGGAATAGAAAATTATGATACTGGAAACATAATAACCTCAAACAACTTAACAGTAAATTATCTTTCTCAAAACACATCCTTTGATGAAAATTCCACAGTACTGGAACAAGTATTTAGAGGAAACTCCCCAGTAATGAGGGTTCTAAGAGAATATGAAAACACACTTAAAGCTTTAGAAAAAAGCCCCAATAATGAACATATACAAAAAAAACTTTTGGATTTAACTGCTAAAATGGATAGTTTAAATGCATGGCAAATGGAAAGTGATGCTAAAACTATACTTACCAAGCTTAACATTTTTGATTTTGATGCAAAAGTGGCAACCCTTTCTGGAGGTCAAAAAAAGAGAATAGCTTTAGCTGGAACTCTTATAACACCTTCAAATTTATTAATTCTAGATGAACCTACTAATCATATTGATAATGATACTGTAGCTTGGCTTGAAAATTACTTAAACAATAGAAAAGGTTCTCTACTTATGATTACTCATGATAGATACTTTTTAGATAGAGTTACTAATAGGATTTTAGAATTAAGTAATGGGAATCTCTATAGCTACGCTGGAAATTACAGTATTTTCTTAGAAAAAAAATTTGAAAGAGAAGAATTAAACAAGGCTTTAGAGGATAAACGCAAAAATCTTTTCCGTAGAGAATTAGCTTGGATAAAAAGAGGTGCAAAGGCCAGAAGTACCAAACAAAAGGCAAGGATTCAAAGATTTGAAGAAATTAAAAATACTGAATTTGAGAAAGCCAATGATAAAGTACAAATATCTTCTGCAAGTACTAGGCTTGGTAAAAAAGTTATAGAGCTAGAAAATATAAATAAATCCTTTAAAAATAGAAAGCTAATATCTGATTTTAGCTACATATTTTCCAATAATGACAGAGTTGGTATAATCGGACCAAATGGTATTGGTAAGTCTACATTTTTGAATATTTGTGCAGGTATAATAAAACCTGATTCTGGAAAAGTTCACATTGGTGAAACAGTGAAGATAGGATACTTTTCCCAAGAAAATAAGGAAATGAATGAGAGTTTGAGAGTTATAGAATATATAAAAGAAGTTGGAGAATTTTTAAAAGCATCAGACGGTGAAACCTTAAGTGCTGCTACTATGCTGGAAAGATTTTTATTTACTCCAGAAATGCAATGGACACCTATCTCAAAACTTTCTGGTGGTGAGAAAAGAAGACTTCAGTTACTTAGAGTACTTATGAGTGCCCCTAATGTATTGATGCTTGACGAACCTACTAATGATTTAGACATAGAAACCCTTACTGTTTTAGAAGATTATTTGGAAGACTTTTCAGGCGCAGTTATAACTGTATCTCATGACAGATACTTTTTGGATAAGGCTTTTAAAAAACTCCTAATTTTTAAAGGCAATTCTTCCATAGATTACTATACTGGAAATTATACTGAATACATGGATAAATGTGAAATTGAAAAACAGGAAGATGAAATAAAGGAACCAAGTAAAAAAGATATTAAACCAAATTACAAAGAAAATAAAAATAAACCTTTAAAATTTTCCTATAAGGAGCAGAAAGAATTTGATGAAATAGATGATATTATTGCAGAGGTAGAAAATAAAATACAGGTTGTTGATTCAAATATAAACTCTGCTGGCAGCGATTATGAACTTCTTCAAAAGCTTTTTGAAGAAAAGAAAGATTTACAAGAAAAACTTGATTATTTATTGGATAGGTGGACTTATCTAAATGAACTAGAAGAAAAAATAAAAAGTGCTAAATGTCAGGATTAA
- a CDS encoding glycosyltransferase family 2 protein — protein MYYLIISLFGFYKKEDKEAENCKPEKKFALLVAAHDEEMVIGKIVDSLKELDYPKDLYDIFVIADNCTDKTAEIARKHGGNVYERNVSDKRGKGYALEWMFARVFKMDTKYDAIAIFDADNLVSKNFLNEMNYKLLKGYKVVQGYIDSKNPDDSWITQSYSISFWTANRLFQLGRSNLGLSSQIGGTGFCMDTETLKKLGWGSTCLTEDLEFTCKLVLNGHKVGWAHNAIVYDEKPLTLKQSWNQRKRWMQGFADVFSRFFVRLMKKAVKERSFITLDCALYTMQPYFTLFMAASALISLIKGFSGIDVITLDGIFRDIFYSSQSSYSQYAWMIFSIGQFLFTPIVMLLETKLSKKMFGVFALYSLNAVVFSEIFRYLRDDGKYKEFLITHHLAIENVNKGYIIPSIEYTVLITIIYIMVFVIIIGMIDRRYSLKIFIWYMLFSIYTLTWIPITVQGILNKDKKEWSHTKHIRQISIQEVE, from the coding sequence ATGTACTATTTGATCATCTCATTATTTGGCTTTTATAAAAAAGAGGATAAAGAAGCAGAAAATTGTAAACCAGAAAAAAAATTTGCTTTGTTAGTAGCAGCACATGATGAAGAAATGGTAATTGGAAAAATAGTAGATAGTTTAAAAGAATTAGATTACCCTAAAGATTTATATGATATTTTTGTAATTGCAGATAATTGTACCGATAAAACAGCAGAGATAGCTAGAAAACATGGTGGTAATGTATACGAGAGAAATGTTTCAGATAAAAGGGGAAAAGGATATGCATTAGAATGGATGTTCGCTAGAGTATTTAAAATGGATACTAAATATGATGCTATAGCTATTTTTGATGCAGATAATTTAGTTTCAAAAAATTTTTTAAATGAAATGAATTACAAATTACTTAAAGGGTATAAAGTTGTTCAAGGTTATATAGATAGTAAAAATCCAGATGATTCTTGGATAACACAGTCTTATTCTATATCGTTTTGGACAGCTAATAGGTTATTTCAATTAGGAAGGTCAAATTTAGGATTGTCAAGTCAGATAGGTGGAACTGGATTTTGCATGGATACGGAAACACTTAAAAAATTAGGATGGGGTTCTACTTGTCTTACAGAAGATTTAGAATTTACTTGTAAATTAGTACTTAATGGACATAAGGTTGGTTGGGCTCACAATGCTATAGTTTATGATGAAAAGCCTTTAACGTTAAAACAATCGTGGAATCAGAGAAAAAGATGGATGCAGGGATTTGCTGATGTATTTTCAAGGTTTTTTGTTAGACTTATGAAAAAAGCTGTAAAAGAAAGAAGTTTTATTACTTTAGATTGTGCTTTGTATACTATGCAGCCGTACTTTACATTGTTTATGGCAGCTTCTGCTTTAATAAGTTTAATCAAGGGTTTTAGTGGTATAGATGTAATAACATTAGATGGGATTTTTAGAGACATTTTTTATAGTAGTCAAAGTAGTTATAGTCAATATGCTTGGATGATATTTAGTATAGGTCAATTCCTATTTACACCAATAGTTATGTTATTGGAAACAAAATTATCTAAAAAAATGTTTGGAGTATTTGCTTTATATTCTTTAAATGCAGTAGTATTTTCAGAAATTTTTAGGTATTTAAGAGATGATGGCAAATATAAGGAGTTTTTAATAACACACCATTTAGCTATTGAAAATGTAAACAAGGGTTATATAATTCCGTCCATTGAGTACACAGTGTTAATTACTATTATTTACATAATGGTATTTGTTATCATTATAGGAATGATTGATAGAAGATATTCGTTAAAGATATTTATATGGTACATGTTGTTTAGTATATATACTTTAACCTGGATTCCTATAACTGTTCAAGGAATTTTAAATAAGGATAAAAAAGAATGGAGTCATACTAAACACATAAGACAAATAAGTATTCAAGAAGTGGAATAA